Proteins encoded in a region of the Altererythrobacter ishigakiensis genome:
- a CDS encoding ribose-phosphate pyrophosphokinase has translation MKIMSGNSNLPLARAIAAYLELPLTDASVRRFADEEVFIEINENVRGEDVFILQSTSFPANDNLMELLIGIDALRRASARRITAVVPYFGYARQDRKPGPRTPISAKLVANLITEAGADRVLAVDLHAGQIQGFFDIPTDNLYAAPTMAADIQARYGDQDLMVVSPDVGGVVRARALAKRLDNAPLAIVDKRRDRPGESEVMNIIGDVKGRHCILIDDIVDSGGTLCNAAQALLDQGANSVAAYITHGVLSGGAVARVDGSALKELVITDTIRPTEAAEASERIRVLTIAPLIGEAVRRIADESSVSSLFD, from the coding sequence ATGAAGATCATGTCCGGCAACTCGAACTTGCCGCTCGCTAGGGCGATTGCCGCCTATCTGGAACTCCCGCTTACGGATGCTAGTGTCCGCCGGTTTGCCGATGAAGAGGTCTTCATCGAGATCAATGAGAATGTTCGCGGCGAAGATGTGTTCATCCTTCAGTCGACAAGCTTTCCGGCCAACGACAACCTGATGGAATTGTTGATCGGGATAGATGCGCTACGTCGTGCATCGGCTCGCCGGATCACTGCGGTAGTCCCTTATTTCGGTTATGCCCGCCAAGACCGGAAACCCGGACCGCGCACGCCGATCTCTGCCAAACTGGTAGCGAACCTTATCACAGAAGCCGGTGCGGATCGCGTGCTGGCGGTGGACCTGCATGCGGGGCAGATTCAGGGCTTTTTCGATATTCCGACTGACAACCTCTATGCTGCGCCAACTATGGCGGCTGATATTCAAGCCCGTTATGGCGACCAGGACCTGATGGTGGTCAGTCCTGACGTCGGTGGTGTGGTGCGCGCACGGGCGCTGGCCAAACGCCTCGACAACGCTCCGCTTGCCATCGTTGACAAACGCCGCGATCGTCCCGGCGAAAGCGAAGTCATGAACATCATCGGCGATGTGAAGGGCCGACACTGTATTCTGATCGACGATATCGTCGACTCAGGGGGCACGCTCTGTAACGCGGCGCAAGCGCTACTCGATCAGGGCGCCAACAGCGTCGCTGCTTATATTACGCACGGCGTTTTGTCTGGCGGTGCTGTGGCTCGTGTCGATGGCTCCGCCTTGAAGGAACTGGTGATCACTGACACAATCCGCCCAACCGAAGCCGCCGAGGCGTCAGAACGTATTAGGGTTCTGACAATTGCTCCGCTGATCGGTGAAGCGGTGCGCCGGATTGCTGACGAAAGCTCGGTCAGCTCTTTGTTCGACTGA
- a CDS encoding acyl-CoA thioesterase translates to MKEPFKYTFRVRYAEVDPQAVVFNSRYLEYADIMVTEFFRDARSRGMPEDLEFHVRRAEVDYLAPMRVDELIEGRISIPRIGNSSMEQHITLHGADDDSLRAEIRLVAVMVDLPTGKPERIPDSARAAFGHPVTENVDG, encoded by the coding sequence ATGAAAGAGCCCTTCAAATATACATTTCGTGTGCGCTATGCCGAAGTCGACCCGCAGGCGGTCGTCTTCAATTCGCGCTATCTCGAATATGCCGACATCATGGTGACGGAATTTTTCCGTGATGCACGCAGTCGCGGCATGCCGGAAGATCTGGAATTCCATGTCCGCCGCGCCGAAGTGGATTACCTTGCGCCAATGCGAGTCGATGAGTTGATCGAGGGACGCATCAGCATTCCCAGGATCGGCAATTCGAGCATGGAACAACATATCACTTTGCACGGTGCTGACGATGATTCGCTCCGGGCAGAGATAAGGCTGGTTGCGGTGATGGTCGATTTGCCGACCGGCAAGCCAGAGCGTATTCCTGATAGTGCACGCGCAGCCTTTGGGCATCCCGTGACGGAGAATGTCGATGGCTGA
- a CDS encoding helix-turn-helix domain-containing protein, whose amino-acid sequence MAKDKDAEIWRRNLAPLSGASRDGLPLSENRAASEDLDPWVARLVSAKATNDPDMLIACGMCNDLVYTRYIFNGRWTAMTAEGHGTYENEVLQFGQHSKFMPLSCTGDIMSAGFGLRAGAFYALTRRRADDIVDHIERVDIFGLLANDIQDVFSDKHAPTDWNLAMEEALRRYIARVDPDPPDPIATAFELAAFEDPNQSLADFAESHNISLRKLERVVKRDFGLTPRTVMRRARALDVAALLCGVADKDEENEMMLRYFDQSHFIRDFTSFFGVTPHKFRAQPRPLLTITLEQRQARRLEELHRIAPGELRPWFVLEVN is encoded by the coding sequence ATGGCAAAGGATAAGGACGCCGAAATTTGGCGTCGAAATCTGGCACCTCTTTCTGGTGCGTCACGCGATGGTTTGCCACTGTCGGAGAACCGAGCGGCCAGTGAAGACCTTGACCCATGGGTCGCGCGCCTGGTCTCTGCCAAGGCAACAAACGATCCCGATATGCTAATAGCCTGCGGGATGTGTAATGACCTGGTCTATACCCGTTACATCTTCAATGGCCGATGGACAGCGATGACTGCTGAAGGGCATGGGACCTACGAAAATGAAGTGCTGCAATTCGGTCAGCATTCGAAGTTCATGCCGCTCTCCTGCACCGGCGATATCATGTCGGCCGGATTTGGCCTGCGCGCAGGTGCTTTCTATGCGCTTACCCGACGCAGAGCTGACGACATCGTGGATCATATTGAGCGCGTTGATATCTTCGGATTGCTAGCCAACGACATTCAAGATGTGTTCTCCGATAAGCATGCGCCAACGGACTGGAACTTGGCCATGGAAGAAGCGCTGCGACGCTATATCGCGCGCGTCGACCCTGATCCGCCCGACCCGATTGCCACTGCATTCGAACTCGCTGCTTTCGAAGATCCAAACCAGTCGCTGGCCGATTTTGCCGAAAGCCACAACATTAGTCTGCGCAAGCTTGAGCGTGTCGTGAAACGCGATTTCGGTCTGACGCCCCGCACCGTCATGCGCCGAGCGCGTGCCCTGGATGTGGCAGCGTTGCTTTGCGGCGTGGCAGACAAGGATGAGGAAAACGAAATGATGCTGCGGTATTTCGATCAGTCGCATTTTATCCGCGACTTCACATCGTTCTTTGGCGTGACGCCGCACAAGTTCCGCGCGCAGCCTCGTCCGCTGCTGACGATCACACTGGAACAGCGGCAAGCGCGGCGACTGGAAGAGCTTCACCGAATTGCCCCGGGCGAGCTCCGCCCGTGGTTTGTTTTAGAGGTTAACTGA
- the glpX gene encoding class II fructose-bisphosphatase — protein sequence MNTDLLAQKETGSNALDRVLVLEMVRVTEAAAVAASQLIGRGDEKAADAAAVEAMRRAFDTLYMDGTVVIGEGERDEAPMLYIGEKVGGAPGKGPKIDIALDPLEGTTITAKAGPNALAVLAAAEEGNLLNAPDTYMDKIAVGPGYPPDVIDLAKSPTDNVKSVAAAKGVEPHEIIVCVLDRPRHADLIAELRGLGCGVVLIGDGDVAGVIAVTDEDTTIDMYMGQGGAPEGVLAAAALRCVGGQFNGRLVFRNEDEKARARKWGIEDLDRIYKLEDLAKGDCIFAATGVTSGSLLDGVKRLRGGKMTTHSVVMRASSGTVRWIRGEHRVK from the coding sequence ATGAACACCGATCTTCTCGCTCAAAAGGAAACTGGAAGCAACGCGCTTGATCGCGTTTTGGTGCTGGAAATGGTACGCGTCACCGAAGCGGCCGCGGTTGCAGCATCGCAACTGATCGGGCGCGGCGACGAAAAGGCAGCGGATGCCGCTGCTGTCGAAGCGATGCGACGCGCATTCGATACGCTCTATATGGACGGAACGGTTGTGATCGGCGAAGGCGAGCGAGACGAGGCGCCAATGCTATATATTGGTGAAAAGGTTGGTGGCGCTCCCGGAAAGGGGCCGAAGATCGACATTGCTTTGGATCCGCTCGAAGGCACAACCATCACAGCTAAAGCTGGCCCGAACGCGCTTGCGGTTCTGGCCGCGGCAGAAGAGGGCAACCTATTGAACGCGCCCGACACCTATATGGACAAGATCGCGGTCGGCCCTGGCTATCCCCCCGATGTGATTGATCTCGCGAAATCGCCGACGGATAATGTGAAGTCGGTCGCGGCAGCAAAGGGAGTTGAGCCGCACGAAATCATTGTCTGTGTGCTTGATCGTCCGCGTCATGCAGACCTGATCGCAGAACTGCGTGGCCTCGGTTGTGGCGTAGTGCTGATCGGCGACGGCGATGTCGCTGGCGTCATCGCGGTGACGGACGAAGATACCACGATCGATATGTACATGGGCCAGGGCGGTGCACCTGAAGGTGTATTGGCGGCGGCTGCGTTGCGCTGCGTTGGTGGACAGTTCAATGGCCGGCTCGTGTTCCGCAACGAGGACGAAAAGGCGCGTGCGCGCAAATGGGGCATCGAAGATCTGGACCGGATCTACAAGCTTGAAGACCTCGCAAAGGGCGACTGCATCTTTGCCGCGACGGGGGTCACATCCGGATCTTTGCTGGACGGCGTTAAGCGACTGCGCGGGGGCAAGATGACCACCCACAGCGTCGTGATGCGGGCCAGCTCTGGCACTGTCCGTTGGATCAGAGGTGAGCACCGCGTGAAATAA
- a CDS encoding helix-turn-helix domain-containing protein — translation MADDDNRCGDETAMRSRFGMTKAGGPLSLNRAPCDELAPWVARLFVVDVEASDDHLIDCGLCADTPILRVLFRGKWTAQTRYGTGRYERAAAFFGPQSRIMPVQIRGGFATIGVALKPGAVAAFHGPKLSDTLDRIIYFDDIYGDQLWGNSNQLIEWFDPAGPPERWLRVAEKLLIQLVESTRAKKPDPIVEAFDKACFANPNLMLGDFAREHAIERRRLERMIKKAYGQTPKQVLRRARALDIAAHLAGVADEAEAEDIALRYYDQSHMIREFSAFFNNTPKRFAANKHPLLAIALEARQARRMEVLGRIDPGGDLPWRKLG, via the coding sequence TCGCTTTGGCATGACCAAGGCGGGCGGACCGCTTTCACTCAACAGGGCTCCCTGTGACGAGTTGGCACCTTGGGTGGCCCGACTTTTCGTAGTCGATGTCGAAGCATCAGACGATCACCTGATCGATTGCGGGCTGTGCGCCGATACGCCGATCTTGCGCGTATTGTTCCGGGGTAAATGGACAGCCCAAACCCGTTATGGCACCGGTCGTTACGAAAGGGCTGCCGCCTTCTTCGGTCCGCAGTCCAGAATAATGCCGGTGCAGATCAGAGGCGGTTTTGCCACGATAGGCGTTGCGCTGAAACCGGGCGCGGTTGCCGCTTTTCACGGCCCGAAGCTCTCAGATACATTGGACCGGATCATCTATTTTGATGACATCTATGGTGATCAGCTCTGGGGTAATAGCAACCAGCTGATCGAGTGGTTCGACCCGGCAGGCCCACCTGAGCGATGGCTAAGGGTTGCCGAAAAACTACTGATCCAACTGGTCGAATCCACCCGCGCGAAAAAGCCCGATCCCATCGTCGAGGCTTTCGACAAGGCTTGCTTCGCGAACCCCAATCTAATGCTGGGTGATTTCGCACGCGAACATGCGATCGAACGGCGCAGACTCGAACGGATGATCAAGAAAGCATACGGCCAAACGCCCAAGCAGGTCCTGCGCCGCGCGCGCGCTCTGGATATTGCCGCCCATCTGGCCGGCGTGGCGGACGAAGCCGAAGCCGAGGACATAGCGCTGCGTTATTATGATCAGTCACACATGATCCGGGAGTTCAGCGCCTTTTTCAATAACACGCCGAAGCGATTTGCAGCCAACAAACACCCATTGCTCGCGATCGCTTTGGAGGCCCGCCAGGCAAGGCGGATGGAAGTGCTGGGCCGGATCGATCCGGGTGGTGACTTGCCTTGGCGCAAACTGGGCTGA
- a CDS encoding helix-turn-helix domain-containing protein gives MSFNRSPADDLSPWVGRVMVAITHATPDAAANGVLCNDAAYVRTAVDAHWTVETADRTMDISGQTFLCGQHDHAMPLQYKGPIKVAGMMLRPGAMRALFGVNDGTMLQRISYFNEIGIPDKEVTGLYHPGIEASTWLEKLEHWLRQHIVRSEAPLPDPLSQRFEEAAFADPNQSVTDFADQHCVTTRTLQRTIRRDFGLTPKQVLRRARILDLAARLCGVADEAEEEIFLRFFDQSHQIHEFTRFFGLTPHAFRAERNALLTLSLEIRQARRLELLDRIAPGAVRPWMRKPFLPKQG, from the coding sequence TTGTCTTTCAACCGCTCACCAGCGGATGATCTTTCGCCTTGGGTTGGCCGCGTGATGGTGGCGATCACTCATGCCACGCCTGATGCCGCTGCGAACGGTGTACTGTGCAACGATGCCGCCTATGTTCGCACTGCAGTCGACGCACATTGGACCGTCGAAACGGCTGATCGAACGATGGACATCTCCGGACAGACGTTTCTGTGCGGCCAGCATGATCATGCCATGCCCCTCCAATACAAAGGCCCCATCAAGGTCGCTGGCATGATGCTGCGACCAGGGGCAATGCGCGCTTTGTTCGGGGTGAATGATGGCACAATGTTGCAACGGATCAGTTACTTTAATGAGATTGGCATTCCCGACAAAGAGGTGACAGGGCTCTATCATCCGGGAATTGAGGCAAGCACTTGGCTGGAAAAACTCGAGCATTGGCTGCGGCAGCACATTGTTCGCAGTGAAGCCCCACTGCCTGACCCCTTGTCACAACGTTTTGAAGAAGCTGCCTTTGCAGACCCAAACCAGTCTGTGACTGACTTTGCAGACCAACATTGCGTCACCACGCGAACGCTACAACGCACGATCCGACGCGACTTTGGCCTGACACCCAAGCAAGTCTTGCGGCGAGCGCGAATTCTTGATCTCGCGGCACGATTGTGCGGCGTGGCAGATGAGGCGGAAGAGGAGATCTTCTTGCGCTTCTTCGACCAGTCGCATCAAATTCATGAATTCACACGCTTTTTCGGGTTAACACCACACGCATTTCGGGCGGAACGAAATGCCCTTCTCACGCTTAGTCTCGAGATACGACAAGCGCGCCGGCTTGAACTACTTGACCGTATCGCCCCGGGGGCAGTGCGGCCTTGGATGCGTAAGCCGTTCCTGCCGAAACAAGGTTGA
- a CDS encoding bifunctional cytochrome P450/NADPH--P450 reductase: MTGTSSLTPIPQPPGKPLVGNALTVDANRQIQSLMELADEYGPIFQLDMMGTPLVIVSGADLVAEVCDEKRFDKSVRGPLKRLRLIGGDGLFTGDTDDPNWAKAHNILLPSFSQKAMGSYLPMMTDIASQLVMKWERMNSDDVIDVPKDMIRLTLDTIGVCGFGYRFNSFYREDFHPFIAALTRTLETTQKLRGIPGEKLLKRQQIEQLHVDARYMNNLVDEIIAERRNAGSEGPEDLLDFMLSGRDALTGERLSDENIRFQINTFLIAGHETTSGLLSFTLYYLLKNRDVLKRAYAEVDEVLGRNIDQTPTLKQIGQLPYIRAILFEALRLWPTAPAFGLAPFKDELLGGKYAIPQGTFTTVLIPSLHRDKSVWGDNPGEFNPDNFSAEAEAARPAHAYKPFGNGQRACIGRQFAIQESILVLAMILQRFQLFDHTNYQLDIKETLSIKPDEFFIKARLREDVERGGSTALTDDEKDSGAAIAAPVPSHGTPLLVLYGSNLGSSESFARELAQRGEFGGFDVTLAELDAFVGKLPDAGAVAIACASYNGMPPDNAAKFVNWLEDLETTSIPLKGVCYFVLGCGNSDWAATFQDVPRKIDAAMEAAGAKRIVVTEELDARGDVDTQFHDWLDDLLPKVAGAFGIDLELAAVEDAEPLYTVEITDSVTANPVAEGLGAHEVTVLRNVELKNLQIDDPRSTRHIEVKLAEGMSYQPGDHLCVVPVNDEKVVERLLNRFNLDRDTYIRVESRSEMRGPFPSGSTFSVLRLAEKAGELQAVATRKDCAMLARFVECPNSKSALEALAKPAGEDGTDLYATEVLAKRKSVLDLLEEFPACDLPLGVFLELIPYMSPRYYSISSAPDAAPGQCSITVGVVKGPALSGKGTFKGTCSNYLAELQPGDTFRAIVRKPTADFRLPDDPAQPIIMVGPGTGIAPFRGFLQQRALMKEQSKALGDAMLFFGCRHPDHDFLYREELEQYAANGIVNLQTAFSRAESGRTYVQDLIAQQADQVWDLIERSARIYICGDGAKMEPDVRRALVAILADKRDCSSEEAAAEVDKMIDDGRYALDVWVG, from the coding sequence ATGACAGGGACAAGTTCGCTCACTCCGATACCGCAACCACCCGGCAAGCCGCTGGTCGGCAATGCTTTGACGGTTGATGCCAATCGGCAGATCCAGTCGTTGATGGAACTGGCCGATGAGTATGGTCCTATCTTCCAGCTCGATATGATGGGCACGCCGCTCGTTATCGTGTCGGGAGCTGATCTGGTTGCCGAAGTGTGTGATGAGAAGCGCTTCGACAAATCGGTGCGCGGCCCTTTGAAACGACTTCGCCTGATTGGCGGTGACGGGCTCTTTACTGGAGATACCGACGATCCGAATTGGGCCAAGGCACATAACATCTTGCTGCCGTCCTTCAGCCAAAAGGCAATGGGCAGCTATCTGCCCATGATGACCGACATCGCCAGCCAGCTGGTCATGAAGTGGGAGCGGATGAATTCGGACGACGTGATCGATGTACCAAAGGACATGATCCGTCTGACGCTCGACACGATCGGCGTGTGCGGTTTCGGATATCGGTTCAATTCCTTCTACCGCGAGGATTTCCACCCTTTCATCGCAGCGCTCACCCGCACGCTTGAGACGACGCAGAAGCTGCGAGGAATTCCGGGCGAAAAGCTGCTGAAGCGGCAGCAGATTGAGCAGCTGCACGTAGACGCGCGCTACATGAACAATCTCGTCGACGAGATTATTGCAGAGCGCCGGAACGCTGGCAGCGAGGGCCCAGAAGACCTGCTCGACTTCATGTTGTCAGGGCGCGATGCCCTGACCGGCGAACGCTTGTCGGACGAGAATATCCGTTTTCAGATCAACACTTTCCTGATCGCCGGGCATGAAACGACATCGGGCCTCCTGTCATTCACGCTCTATTACCTGCTGAAGAACCGGGACGTGCTGAAACGTGCCTATGCCGAAGTGGACGAAGTGCTGGGCCGGAATATCGACCAGACACCAACGCTGAAACAGATCGGCCAGCTGCCCTATATTCGCGCGATCCTGTTCGAGGCATTGCGGCTTTGGCCAACCGCACCCGCTTTCGGCCTGGCGCCGTTCAAGGATGAGCTTCTGGGCGGAAAATATGCGATTCCGCAGGGCACGTTTACCACTGTGCTGATCCCATCACTGCATCGCGACAAGAGCGTGTGGGGTGACAATCCGGGGGAGTTCAACCCGGATAATTTCAGCGCTGAGGCAGAGGCTGCACGGCCAGCGCATGCTTACAAGCCATTCGGTAATGGCCAGCGCGCCTGCATCGGACGGCAATTTGCGATTCAGGAATCGATTCTGGTGCTGGCGATGATCCTGCAGCGCTTCCAGCTGTTCGACCACACCAATTACCAGCTCGACATCAAGGAAACGCTGTCCATCAAGCCCGACGAGTTTTTCATCAAGGCGCGGCTGCGGGAAGATGTCGAACGCGGCGGGTCAACTGCCCTGACTGACGATGAGAAGGATTCCGGCGCTGCCATCGCCGCTCCCGTACCTTCCCACGGTACGCCGCTGTTGGTGCTCTACGGCTCCAATCTGGGCTCAAGTGAGAGCTTTGCGCGCGAACTGGCGCAGCGCGGCGAATTTGGTGGCTTTGACGTAACCTTGGCAGAGCTTGATGCATTCGTCGGCAAGCTGCCGGACGCAGGCGCGGTGGCAATAGCGTGCGCGTCCTATAATGGCATGCCGCCAGACAACGCGGCGAAGTTTGTGAACTGGTTGGAGGATCTCGAAACGACATCAATACCGCTCAAGGGGGTCTGTTATTTCGTTCTCGGCTGCGGGAACAGCGATTGGGCGGCAACCTTTCAGGATGTCCCGCGTAAAATCGACGCAGCGATGGAAGCTGCCGGTGCGAAGCGGATCGTCGTCACCGAAGAGCTGGATGCGCGCGGCGACGTCGACACGCAGTTCCATGATTGGCTGGATGATCTGTTGCCGAAAGTCGCCGGCGCATTCGGCATTGATCTGGAACTGGCAGCCGTCGAGGACGCCGAGCCGCTTTATACTGTCGAGATAACTGACAGTGTCACTGCCAACCCCGTGGCAGAGGGGCTGGGCGCGCACGAAGTTACCGTGCTCCGCAATGTCGAGCTGAAGAATCTCCAGATCGATGATCCCCGTTCGACCCGTCACATTGAGGTGAAGCTGGCAGAGGGCATGAGCTACCAGCCGGGCGATCACTTATGCGTCGTGCCGGTCAATGACGAAAAGGTTGTTGAACGACTGCTCAATCGTTTCAACCTCGATCGGGACACCTACATCCGGGTCGAATCGCGCAGCGAAATGCGCGGGCCATTCCCCAGCGGCAGCACCTTTTCCGTGTTGCGACTGGCGGAGAAGGCAGGCGAGCTGCAAGCCGTCGCGACGCGCAAGGATTGCGCGATGCTGGCCCGCTTTGTCGAATGTCCAAACTCGAAATCGGCGCTCGAGGCACTAGCTAAGCCAGCCGGTGAAGACGGCACCGATCTATACGCGACCGAAGTGCTGGCAAAGCGCAAATCGGTGCTCGATCTGTTGGAAGAGTTCCCGGCATGCGATTTACCGCTCGGCGTATTCCTCGAACTCATTCCCTATATGAGCCCGCGTTATTATTCGATTTCGTCGGCGCCCGACGCCGCGCCGGGACAGTGCTCTATCACTGTCGGCGTGGTGAAGGGGCCTGCACTGTCGGGCAAAGGCACGTTCAAGGGAACATGCTCGAATTACCTCGCAGAGCTTCAACCTGGGGATACGTTTAGAGCCATCGTGCGCAAGCCAACGGCGGATTTCCGGCTGCCAGACGATCCTGCGCAGCCTATCATCATGGTCGGCCCCGGCACCGGTATCGCGCCGTTCCGCGGCTTCCTGCAGCAGCGTGCTTTGATGAAGGAGCAGAGCAAGGCGCTGGGAGATGCCATGTTGTTCTTCGGCTGCCGACACCCCGATCACGACTTCCTCTATCGTGAAGAGCTGGAGCAATATGCCGCAAATGGCATCGTCAATTTGCAAACGGCTTTTTCCCGTGCAGAGAGCGGGCGTACCTATGTTCAGGATCTGATTGCGCAGCAGGCCGATCAGGTGTGGGATCTGATTGAGCGGAGTGCGCGAATCTACATCTGCGGCGACGGAGCGAAGATGGAGCCTGATGTGCGGCGCGCACTGGTCGCGATCCTCGCTGACAAGCGCGATTGCAGCAGCGAAGAGGCCGCCGCTGAAGTCGACAAGATGATTGACGATGGGCGCTATGCGCTCGACGTGTGGGTCGGTTAA
- a CDS encoding homoserine dehydrogenase, producing the protein MADTLRIGLAGLGTVGVGVIRLLEKNRELLTARAGTQLQVTAVSAKSRGKDRGVDLSTYAWEDDPVALAGRDDVDVVVELIGGSDGPALALAETALASGKAFVTANKAMIAHHGLSLATTAEAQDVALKFEAAVAGGIPVVKGLREGTSANELASIYGILNGTCNYILSTMEDTGADFANVLAEAQAKGFAEADPTFDIEGIDAAHKLAILAAIGFGAKLDFDAVRVTGITRVGAADIAQADALGFVIRLIAQADVEHTAEGDRLLQRVRPCLVSKAHPLSGVDGPTNAVVAEGNFSGRLLFQGAGAGEGPTASAVVADLIDIARDEVGAPFSIPVANLSAMAPAESGERLERTYLRFTVADRPGVLAEITAAMRDAGVSIESLIQKGRAEEGGEVLVAMVTHEGPERSVRKAITLLEGSDSLTAPPLVLPILPD; encoded by the coding sequence ATGGCTGATACCTTGCGCATTGGGCTTGCGGGCCTGGGAACCGTTGGCGTGGGGGTGATCCGTCTTCTTGAGAAGAACCGCGAATTGCTGACGGCGCGTGCGGGAACGCAGTTGCAAGTCACAGCCGTCAGCGCAAAAAGCCGCGGCAAGGACCGGGGGGTCGATCTCTCAACATATGCGTGGGAAGACGATCCGGTCGCGCTTGCCGGGCGCGACGATGTCGACGTGGTCGTAGAACTGATCGGCGGTTCGGATGGACCAGCTCTGGCGTTGGCTGAGACCGCTCTGGCGTCTGGCAAGGCCTTTGTGACTGCCAACAAGGCAATGATAGCACATCACGGGCTTTCGCTGGCGACCACTGCCGAAGCGCAAGACGTCGCGTTAAAATTTGAAGCCGCGGTTGCTGGAGGTATTCCGGTGGTGAAGGGTCTGCGCGAAGGCACTTCGGCCAATGAGTTGGCGAGCATATACGGTATCCTCAACGGTACGTGTAATTACATCCTGTCTACCATGGAAGACACGGGTGCTGACTTTGCCAACGTTCTGGCCGAAGCGCAGGCGAAGGGCTTTGCAGAGGCGGATCCTACTTTCGACATCGAAGGAATTGATGCGGCCCACAAACTGGCCATTCTGGCAGCCATCGGCTTTGGTGCGAAACTGGATTTCGACGCCGTCCGTGTCACCGGTATCACGCGTGTTGGCGCAGCCGACATCGCGCAGGCCGATGCGCTTGGTTTTGTTATCCGTCTGATCGCTCAGGCGGATGTCGAACACACGGCAGAGGGCGACCGTTTGCTGCAGCGCGTGAGGCCATGCCTCGTATCGAAGGCGCATCCGCTAAGCGGCGTTGATGGCCCCACCAACGCGGTCGTGGCCGAGGGCAATTTTTCTGGCCGTTTGCTGTTCCAGGGCGCAGGCGCGGGCGAAGGTCCAACCGCCAGCGCGGTTGTGGCTGACCTGATCGACATCGCTCGCGATGAAGTTGGGGCGCCTTTCTCTATTCCGGTGGCAAACCTCTCAGCCATGGCACCTGCCGAATCGGGCGAACGGCTGGAGCGTACTTATCTGCGTTTCACTGTAGCCGATCGTCCGGGCGTCTTGGCAGAAATCACCGCTGCGATGCGCGATGCAGGCGTCTCTATCGAAAGCCTCATTCAGAAAGGCCGCGCTGAGGAAGGGGGCGAAGTGCTGGTTGCGATGGTCACGCATGAGGGCCCCGAACGTTCAGTGCGAAAAGCGATCACTCTTCTCGAAGGCTCTGACAGCCTGACAGCCCCGCCTCTGGTTCTGCCTATTCTTCCTGATTAG